From Oryza brachyantha chromosome 9, ObraRS2, whole genome shotgun sequence, a single genomic window includes:
- the LOC102716063 gene encoding GPI inositol-deacylase isoform X3 encodes MGGFGGTCRVAAVLVFTAWIALTALNRLVRPVPNGCVMTYMYPTYIPISIPKNASSDRYGLFLYHEGWKQIDFDEHVRNLNGVPVLFIPGNGGSYKQVRSLAAESFRAYQNGPLEPTFYREASTAVLVNVLESFSTPSRYGRMLDWFAVDLEGEHSAMDGRILEEHTEYVVYAIHRILDQYKESQLTRLKGRVQSSNNLPSSVILVGHSMGGFVARAALVHPGLRKSAVETILTLSSPHQYPPIALQPSLGQFFSHVNEEWRNGYKTGLSRTSSAKLSNVVVVSVAGGIHDYQVRSKLASLDGIVPSTHGFTIGSSSMKNVWLSMEHQSILWCNQLVVQVAHTLLSIVDPLNGQPFLSSQKRVFVFAKMLQSAAPQSLSWVAPVSDLQRKDSLSCPPSVDWTSDGLEKDLHIQSNSVTVLAMDGKRRWLDIKTLGSNDRGHFVFVTNLAPCSGVRIHLWPEKDLSSERNKVPASKKIVEVTSKMVQIPAGPAPKQVEPGSQTEQPPPTAFLLLSPEEMSGFRFMTISVAPRPTISGRPPPAASMAVGQFFNPEEGTNALSAARIIASSYIPEEIFLKEDHPLALNLSFSVSLGLLPVTLSLRTAGCGVKTSGDQLEAEKNKLCKLRCFPPVALSWDPVSGLHIIPNIYSETLVVDSSPALWDSHQGTERTTVLVLADPHCSYEVSLHVSLSAASSRFFLLYSSQILGFMIAVMFFGLMRQSSAWEHDSSVPSILSAIESNLRLPRAFMLLCFMPIVLFLAFIIFTREQNPPFGTFLFVTMMCYIVANGFTILLILSSKLILYVAAILHVFIKRRWQSWEDGTQSTIIRHFLALSLPFQSLKIVQMIKNNPNIIVAFATILLVCFVHPAIGLGVLLVSHAFYAHSTLCSFLAASFRSITQKKDLYRSMGDNIILLSENKQDGLEQLLPTGDSPTSVKSFTDSQLEVFDCRHGIMILHLLATLMFAPSLVAWLQRIGMGQNFPWFVDSVLCVGTILHGLFGSPPNVSCISFKLPGRRGRDIGLSSLYLVAGYYSFVSSMALAPYRALYALAIIGFICFASRVIETRGTVRGDVISRKHRKHS; translated from the exons ATGGGAGGATTCGGCGGCACCTGcagggtggcggcggtgctggTCTTCACCGCCTGGATCGCGCTCACGGCGCTCAACCGGCTGGTCCGCCCGGTCCCGAACGGGTGCGTCATGACCTACATGTACCCGACCTACATCCCCATCTCCATCCCCAAGAACGCCTCCTCCGACAGGTACGGCCTCTTCCTCTACCACGAGGGCTGGAAGCAGATCGACTTCGACGAGCACGTCAGGAACCTCAACGGCGTGCCCGTGCTCTTCATCCCAGGCAATGGCGGCAGCTACAAGCAG GTCCGATCTCTGGCTGCTGAATCCTTTCGAGCATACCAAAATGGTCCACTTGAGCCTACCTTTTATCGGGAAGCATCTACTGCAGTTTTAGTAAATGTACTGGAAAGTTTTTCAACACCATCAAGATATGGCCGTATGCTGGATTGGTTTGCTGTTGATCTTGAAGGAGAACACTCTGCAATGGATGGCCGCATACTTGAGGAGCATACTGAATATGTTGTTTACGCCATTCACAGG ATCCTTGATCAATACAAAGAATCTCAATTAACACGATTAAAGGGTCGTGTTCAATCCTCTAACAACTTGCCATCCAGTGTAATTTTAGTTGGACATTCCATGGGTGGTTTTGTGGCTCGAGCAGCTCTTGTCCATCCAGGCTTGAGGAAATCGGCTGTGGAAACCATACTGACACTCTCCAGCCCACATCA GTACCCTCCAATTGCGCTGCAACCATCTCTGGGTCAGTTTTTTTCCCATGTCAATGAGGAATGGAGAAATGGATACAAGACAGGATTATCACGTACAAGCAGTGCAAAACTCTCGAATGTTGTTGTTGTCTCTGTAGCTGGAGGCATCCATGATTATCAg GTTAGGTCAAAGTTAGCTTCTTTGGATGGAATTGTACCTTCTACTCATGGTTTTACGATAGGGAGCTCAAGCATGAAGAATGTTTGGTTATCCATGGAACACCAGTCTATCCTCTGGTGCAATCAGTTAGTTGTACAG GTTGCACACACACTTCTAAGCATCGTAGATCCTTTGAATGGGCAGCCGTTTTTGAGTTCACAAAAAAGAGTGTTTGTGTTTGCAAAAATGCTCCAAAGTGCAGCTCCACAGTCTTTGAGTTGGGTGGCTCCTGTTTCAG ACTTGCAGCGGAAGGATTCACTTTCTTGCCCTCCATCTGTTGATTGGACAAGTGATGGCCTTGAGAAGGACCTGCATATTCAGTCAAATTCAGTTACTGTTTTAGCAATGGATGGCAAGAGAAGATGGCTAGATATTAAAACTTTG GGATCAAATGACAGGGGGCACTTTGTTTTTGTAACTAATCTTGCTCCATGTTCTGGAGTGAGGATTCATTTGTGGCCAGAAAAGGACCTTTCATCTGAGCGAAATAAAGTACCTGCCAGCAAAAAGATAGTGGAAGTTACATCGAAGATGGTCCAAATACCTGCAGGACCTGCACCAAAACag GTTGAACCAGGGAGCCAAACTGAGCAGCCACCTCCTACTGCATTTCTTCTGCTTAGTCCTGAAGAAATGAGTGGTTTCCGCTTCATGACTATCTCGGTGGCACCTCGACCG ACAATTTCAGGCAGACCACCTCCAGCAGCATCTATGGCAGTAGGACAGTTCTTCAATCCAGAGGAAGGGACAAATGCCCTATCTGCTGCCCGAATTATTGCCTCCAGCTATATTCCTGAA gaaatatttttaaaggaGGATCACCCACTGGCTTTAAACTTGTCATTTTCTGTGAGCCTTGGTCTTCTACCAGTTACATTATCTCTGAGAACTGCTGGATGTGGAGTAAAAACTTCTGGTGACCAATTGGAAGCTGAGAAAAATA AACTTTGTAAATTACGGTGCTTCCCGCCTGTCGCTTTGTCTTGGGACCCTGTATCAGGTCTGCACATTATTCCAAATATTTACTCTGAGACACTTGTGGTTGATTCATCACCTGCCCTTTGGGATTCACATCAAGGGACTGAGAGAACTACTGTGCTTGTCCTG GCTGACCCGCATTGCTCATACGAAGTGAGTCTTCATGTTTCACTTAGTGCTGCATCCAGCAGATTCTTTTTGCTATACTCATCGCAG ATTCTCGGTTTCATGATTGCTGTAATGTTTTTTGGCCTGATGCGGCAATCATCAGCATGGGAACATGATTCTTCTGTGCCATCTATTTTGTCAGCTATAGAATCTAATCTGAGGCTACCAAGAGCATTCATGTTACTTTGCTTCATGCCAATTGTTCTGTTTCTTGCCTTCATAATTTTCACCAGAGAGCAAAATCCTCCATTTGGAACCTTCTTATTTGTTACCATGATGTGCTACATAGTTGCTAACGGCTTCACAATTTTATTGATACTAAGTTCAAAATTGATTCTTTATGTCGCGGCCATTCTACATGTCTTCATCAAGAGGCG CTGGCAATCATGGGAGGATGGTACTCAATCAACGATTATTCGACACTTCCTCGCTCTCTCATTGCCATTTCAGTCACTAAAG ATTGTGCAGATGATTAAAAACAATCCAAATATAATTGTAGCATTTGCTACAATACTACTTGTTTGCTTTGTCCATCCAGCGATTGGTCTTGGTGTACTACTTGTCTCACATGCCTTCTATGCACACTCAACCCTTTGCAG TTTCTTAGCAGCTTCATTTCGCAGTATCACTCAGAAAAAGGATTTGTATAGATCCATGGGTGATAATATTATTCTGCTAtcagaaaataaacaagatGGCCTTGAGCAACTCCTGCCAACGGGTGATAGCCCAACATCAGTTAAAAGTTTTACTGACAGCCAACTGGAAGTGTTTGATTGTCGGCATGGGATCATGATCTTGCACCTTCTGGCCACACTCATGTTTGCACCTTCTCTTGTTGCTTGGTTACAG AGAATCGGAATGGGTCAAAATTTTCCTTGGTTTGTGGATTCAGTACTTTGTGTTGGTACCATTCTTCATGGACTTTTTGGATCACCGCCAAATGTGAGCTGTATATCTTTCAAGCTACCTGGAAGGAGAGGGCGAGATATTGGACTAAGCTCTCTCTACCTTGTAGCTGGATATTATTCATTTGTTAGCTCCATGGCACTAGCTCCTTATAGGGCACTATATGCATTGGCAATCATTGGTTTCATCTGCTTTGCTTCCAGAGTTATTGAGACAAGAGGTACGGTAAGGGGTGATGTTATTTCTAGAAAACATCGGAAGCATTCATAG
- the LOC102716063 gene encoding uncharacterized protein LOC102716063 isoform X2 translates to MGGFGGTCRVAAVLVFTAWIALTALNRLVRPVPNGCVMTYMYPTYIPISIPKNASSDRYGLFLYHEGWKQIDFDEHVRNLNGVPVLFIPGNGGSYKQVRSLAAESFRAYQNGPLEPTFYREASTAVLVNVLESFSTPSRYGRMLDWFAVDLEGEHSAMDGRILEEHTEYVVYAIHRILDQYKESQLTRLKGRVQSSNNLPSSVILVGHSMGGFVARAALVHPGLRKSAVETILTLSSPHQYPPIALQPSLGQFFSHVNEEWRNGYKTGLSRTSSAKLSNVVVVSVAGGIHDYQVRSKLASLDGIVPSTHGFTIGSSSMKNVWLSMEHQSILWCNQLVVQVAHTLLSIVDPLNGQPFLSSQKRVFVFAKMLQSAAPQSLSWVAPVSGVKPSFLIASGNKEVSDLQRKDSLSCPPSVDWTSDGLEKDLHIQSNSVTVLAMDGKRRWLDIKTLGSNDRGHFVFVTNLAPCSGVRIHLWPEKDLSSERNKVPASKKIVEVTSKMVQIPAGPAPKQVEPGSQTEQPPPTAFLLLSPEEMSGFRFMTISVAPRPTISGRPPPAASMAVGQFFNPEEGTNALSAARIIASSYIPEEIFLKEDHPLALNLSFSVSLGLLPVTLSLRTAGCGVKTSGDQLEAEKNKLCKLRCFPPVALSWDPVSGLHIIPNIYSETLVVDSSPALWDSHQGTERTTVLVLADPHCSYEVSLHVSLSAASSRFFLLYSSQILGFMIAVMFFGLMRQSSAWEHDSSVPSILSAIESNLRLPRAFMLLCFMPIVLFLAFIIFTREQNPPFGTFLFVTMMCYIVANGFTILLILSSKLILYVAAILHVFIKRRWQSWEDGTQSTIIRHFLALSLPFQSLKMIKNNPNIIVAFATILLVCFVHPAIGLGVLLVSHAFYAHSTLCSFLAASFRSITQKKDLYRSMGDNIILLSENKQDGLEQLLPTGDSPTSVKSFTDSQLEVFDCRHGIMILHLLATLMFAPSLVAWLQRIGMGQNFPWFVDSVLCVGTILHGLFGSPPNVSCISFKLPGRRGRDIGLSSLYLVAGYYSFVSSMALAPYRALYALAIIGFICFASRVIETRGTVRGDVISRKHRKHS, encoded by the exons ATGGGAGGATTCGGCGGCACCTGcagggtggcggcggtgctggTCTTCACCGCCTGGATCGCGCTCACGGCGCTCAACCGGCTGGTCCGCCCGGTCCCGAACGGGTGCGTCATGACCTACATGTACCCGACCTACATCCCCATCTCCATCCCCAAGAACGCCTCCTCCGACAGGTACGGCCTCTTCCTCTACCACGAGGGCTGGAAGCAGATCGACTTCGACGAGCACGTCAGGAACCTCAACGGCGTGCCCGTGCTCTTCATCCCAGGCAATGGCGGCAGCTACAAGCAG GTCCGATCTCTGGCTGCTGAATCCTTTCGAGCATACCAAAATGGTCCACTTGAGCCTACCTTTTATCGGGAAGCATCTACTGCAGTTTTAGTAAATGTACTGGAAAGTTTTTCAACACCATCAAGATATGGCCGTATGCTGGATTGGTTTGCTGTTGATCTTGAAGGAGAACACTCTGCAATGGATGGCCGCATACTTGAGGAGCATACTGAATATGTTGTTTACGCCATTCACAGG ATCCTTGATCAATACAAAGAATCTCAATTAACACGATTAAAGGGTCGTGTTCAATCCTCTAACAACTTGCCATCCAGTGTAATTTTAGTTGGACATTCCATGGGTGGTTTTGTGGCTCGAGCAGCTCTTGTCCATCCAGGCTTGAGGAAATCGGCTGTGGAAACCATACTGACACTCTCCAGCCCACATCA GTACCCTCCAATTGCGCTGCAACCATCTCTGGGTCAGTTTTTTTCCCATGTCAATGAGGAATGGAGAAATGGATACAAGACAGGATTATCACGTACAAGCAGTGCAAAACTCTCGAATGTTGTTGTTGTCTCTGTAGCTGGAGGCATCCATGATTATCAg GTTAGGTCAAAGTTAGCTTCTTTGGATGGAATTGTACCTTCTACTCATGGTTTTACGATAGGGAGCTCAAGCATGAAGAATGTTTGGTTATCCATGGAACACCAGTCTATCCTCTGGTGCAATCAGTTAGTTGTACAG GTTGCACACACACTTCTAAGCATCGTAGATCCTTTGAATGGGCAGCCGTTTTTGAGTTCACAAAAAAGAGTGTTTGTGTTTGCAAAAATGCTCCAAAGTGCAGCTCCACAGTCTTTGAGTTGGGTGGCTCCTGTTTCAGGTGTTAAGCCTTCATTTTTGATTGCAAGTGGTAACAAGGAAGTTAGTG ACTTGCAGCGGAAGGATTCACTTTCTTGCCCTCCATCTGTTGATTGGACAAGTGATGGCCTTGAGAAGGACCTGCATATTCAGTCAAATTCAGTTACTGTTTTAGCAATGGATGGCAAGAGAAGATGGCTAGATATTAAAACTTTG GGATCAAATGACAGGGGGCACTTTGTTTTTGTAACTAATCTTGCTCCATGTTCTGGAGTGAGGATTCATTTGTGGCCAGAAAAGGACCTTTCATCTGAGCGAAATAAAGTACCTGCCAGCAAAAAGATAGTGGAAGTTACATCGAAGATGGTCCAAATACCTGCAGGACCTGCACCAAAACag GTTGAACCAGGGAGCCAAACTGAGCAGCCACCTCCTACTGCATTTCTTCTGCTTAGTCCTGAAGAAATGAGTGGTTTCCGCTTCATGACTATCTCGGTGGCACCTCGACCG ACAATTTCAGGCAGACCACCTCCAGCAGCATCTATGGCAGTAGGACAGTTCTTCAATCCAGAGGAAGGGACAAATGCCCTATCTGCTGCCCGAATTATTGCCTCCAGCTATATTCCTGAA gaaatatttttaaaggaGGATCACCCACTGGCTTTAAACTTGTCATTTTCTGTGAGCCTTGGTCTTCTACCAGTTACATTATCTCTGAGAACTGCTGGATGTGGAGTAAAAACTTCTGGTGACCAATTGGAAGCTGAGAAAAATA AACTTTGTAAATTACGGTGCTTCCCGCCTGTCGCTTTGTCTTGGGACCCTGTATCAGGTCTGCACATTATTCCAAATATTTACTCTGAGACACTTGTGGTTGATTCATCACCTGCCCTTTGGGATTCACATCAAGGGACTGAGAGAACTACTGTGCTTGTCCTG GCTGACCCGCATTGCTCATACGAAGTGAGTCTTCATGTTTCACTTAGTGCTGCATCCAGCAGATTCTTTTTGCTATACTCATCGCAG ATTCTCGGTTTCATGATTGCTGTAATGTTTTTTGGCCTGATGCGGCAATCATCAGCATGGGAACATGATTCTTCTGTGCCATCTATTTTGTCAGCTATAGAATCTAATCTGAGGCTACCAAGAGCATTCATGTTACTTTGCTTCATGCCAATTGTTCTGTTTCTTGCCTTCATAATTTTCACCAGAGAGCAAAATCCTCCATTTGGAACCTTCTTATTTGTTACCATGATGTGCTACATAGTTGCTAACGGCTTCACAATTTTATTGATACTAAGTTCAAAATTGATTCTTTATGTCGCGGCCATTCTACATGTCTTCATCAAGAGGCG CTGGCAATCATGGGAGGATGGTACTCAATCAACGATTATTCGACACTTCCTCGCTCTCTCATTGCCATTTCAGTCACTAAAG ATGATTAAAAACAATCCAAATATAATTGTAGCATTTGCTACAATACTACTTGTTTGCTTTGTCCATCCAGCGATTGGTCTTGGTGTACTACTTGTCTCACATGCCTTCTATGCACACTCAACCCTTTGCAG TTTCTTAGCAGCTTCATTTCGCAGTATCACTCAGAAAAAGGATTTGTATAGATCCATGGGTGATAATATTATTCTGCTAtcagaaaataaacaagatGGCCTTGAGCAACTCCTGCCAACGGGTGATAGCCCAACATCAGTTAAAAGTTTTACTGACAGCCAACTGGAAGTGTTTGATTGTCGGCATGGGATCATGATCTTGCACCTTCTGGCCACACTCATGTTTGCACCTTCTCTTGTTGCTTGGTTACAG AGAATCGGAATGGGTCAAAATTTTCCTTGGTTTGTGGATTCAGTACTTTGTGTTGGTACCATTCTTCATGGACTTTTTGGATCACCGCCAAATGTGAGCTGTATATCTTTCAAGCTACCTGGAAGGAGAGGGCGAGATATTGGACTAAGCTCTCTCTACCTTGTAGCTGGATATTATTCATTTGTTAGCTCCATGGCACTAGCTCCTTATAGGGCACTATATGCATTGGCAATCATTGGTTTCATCTGCTTTGCTTCCAGAGTTATTGAGACAAGAGGTACGGTAAGGGGTGATGTTATTTCTAGAAAACATCGGAAGCATTCATAG
- the LOC102716063 gene encoding uncharacterized protein LOC102716063 isoform X4, translating into MGGFGGTCRVAAVLVFTAWIALTALNRLVRPVPNGCVMTYMYPTYIPISIPKNASSDRYGLFLYHEGWKQIDFDEHVRNLNGVPVLFIPGNGGSYKQVRSLAAESFRAYQNGPLEPTFYREASTAVLVNVLESFSTPSRYGRMLDWFAVDLEGEHSAMDGRILEEHTEYVVYAIHRILDQYKESQLTRLKGRVQSSNNLPSSVILVGHSMGGFVARAALVHPGLRKSAVETILTLSSPHQYPPIALQPSLGQFFSHVNEEWRNGYKTGLSRTSSAKLSNVVVVSVAGGIHDYQVRSKLASLDGIVPSTHGFTIGSSSMKNVWLSMEHQSILWCNQLVVQVAHTLLSIVDPLNGQPFLSSQKRVFVFAKMLQSAAPQSLSWVAPVSGVKPSFLIASGNKEVSDLQRKDSLSCPPSVDWTSDGLEKDLHIQSNSVTVLAMDGKRRWLDIKTLGSNDRGHFVFVTNLAPCSGVRIHLWPEKDLSSERNKVPASKKIVEVTSKMVQIPAGPAPKQVEPGSQTEQPPPTAFLLLSPEEMSGFRFMTISVAPRPTISGRPPPAASMAVGQFFNPEEGTNALSAARIIASSYIPEEIFLKEDHPLALNLSFSVSLGLLPVTLSLRTAGCGVKTSGDQLEAEKNKLCKLRCFPPVALSWDPVSGLHIIPNIYSETLVVDSSPALWDSHQGTERTTVLVLADPHCSYEVSLHVSLSAASSRFFLLYSSQILGFMIAVMFFGLMRQSSAWEHDSSVPSILSAIESNLRLPRAFMLLCFMPIVLFLAFIIFTREQNPPFGTFLFVTMMCYIVANGFTILLILSSKLILYVAAILHVFIKRRWQSWEDGTQSTIIRHFLALSLPFQSLKIVQMIKNNPNIIVAFATILLVCFVHPAIGLGVLLVSHAFYAHSTLCSFLAASFRSITQKKDLYRSMGDNIILLSENKQDGLEQLLPTGDSPTSVKSFTDSQLEVFDCRHGIMILHLLATLMFAPSLVAWLQSLSRKLVFSHLKGDKTII; encoded by the exons ATGGGAGGATTCGGCGGCACCTGcagggtggcggcggtgctggTCTTCACCGCCTGGATCGCGCTCACGGCGCTCAACCGGCTGGTCCGCCCGGTCCCGAACGGGTGCGTCATGACCTACATGTACCCGACCTACATCCCCATCTCCATCCCCAAGAACGCCTCCTCCGACAGGTACGGCCTCTTCCTCTACCACGAGGGCTGGAAGCAGATCGACTTCGACGAGCACGTCAGGAACCTCAACGGCGTGCCCGTGCTCTTCATCCCAGGCAATGGCGGCAGCTACAAGCAG GTCCGATCTCTGGCTGCTGAATCCTTTCGAGCATACCAAAATGGTCCACTTGAGCCTACCTTTTATCGGGAAGCATCTACTGCAGTTTTAGTAAATGTACTGGAAAGTTTTTCAACACCATCAAGATATGGCCGTATGCTGGATTGGTTTGCTGTTGATCTTGAAGGAGAACACTCTGCAATGGATGGCCGCATACTTGAGGAGCATACTGAATATGTTGTTTACGCCATTCACAGG ATCCTTGATCAATACAAAGAATCTCAATTAACACGATTAAAGGGTCGTGTTCAATCCTCTAACAACTTGCCATCCAGTGTAATTTTAGTTGGACATTCCATGGGTGGTTTTGTGGCTCGAGCAGCTCTTGTCCATCCAGGCTTGAGGAAATCGGCTGTGGAAACCATACTGACACTCTCCAGCCCACATCA GTACCCTCCAATTGCGCTGCAACCATCTCTGGGTCAGTTTTTTTCCCATGTCAATGAGGAATGGAGAAATGGATACAAGACAGGATTATCACGTACAAGCAGTGCAAAACTCTCGAATGTTGTTGTTGTCTCTGTAGCTGGAGGCATCCATGATTATCAg GTTAGGTCAAAGTTAGCTTCTTTGGATGGAATTGTACCTTCTACTCATGGTTTTACGATAGGGAGCTCAAGCATGAAGAATGTTTGGTTATCCATGGAACACCAGTCTATCCTCTGGTGCAATCAGTTAGTTGTACAG GTTGCACACACACTTCTAAGCATCGTAGATCCTTTGAATGGGCAGCCGTTTTTGAGTTCACAAAAAAGAGTGTTTGTGTTTGCAAAAATGCTCCAAAGTGCAGCTCCACAGTCTTTGAGTTGGGTGGCTCCTGTTTCAGGTGTTAAGCCTTCATTTTTGATTGCAAGTGGTAACAAGGAAGTTAGTG ACTTGCAGCGGAAGGATTCACTTTCTTGCCCTCCATCTGTTGATTGGACAAGTGATGGCCTTGAGAAGGACCTGCATATTCAGTCAAATTCAGTTACTGTTTTAGCAATGGATGGCAAGAGAAGATGGCTAGATATTAAAACTTTG GGATCAAATGACAGGGGGCACTTTGTTTTTGTAACTAATCTTGCTCCATGTTCTGGAGTGAGGATTCATTTGTGGCCAGAAAAGGACCTTTCATCTGAGCGAAATAAAGTACCTGCCAGCAAAAAGATAGTGGAAGTTACATCGAAGATGGTCCAAATACCTGCAGGACCTGCACCAAAACag GTTGAACCAGGGAGCCAAACTGAGCAGCCACCTCCTACTGCATTTCTTCTGCTTAGTCCTGAAGAAATGAGTGGTTTCCGCTTCATGACTATCTCGGTGGCACCTCGACCG ACAATTTCAGGCAGACCACCTCCAGCAGCATCTATGGCAGTAGGACAGTTCTTCAATCCAGAGGAAGGGACAAATGCCCTATCTGCTGCCCGAATTATTGCCTCCAGCTATATTCCTGAA gaaatatttttaaaggaGGATCACCCACTGGCTTTAAACTTGTCATTTTCTGTGAGCCTTGGTCTTCTACCAGTTACATTATCTCTGAGAACTGCTGGATGTGGAGTAAAAACTTCTGGTGACCAATTGGAAGCTGAGAAAAATA AACTTTGTAAATTACGGTGCTTCCCGCCTGTCGCTTTGTCTTGGGACCCTGTATCAGGTCTGCACATTATTCCAAATATTTACTCTGAGACACTTGTGGTTGATTCATCACCTGCCCTTTGGGATTCACATCAAGGGACTGAGAGAACTACTGTGCTTGTCCTG GCTGACCCGCATTGCTCATACGAAGTGAGTCTTCATGTTTCACTTAGTGCTGCATCCAGCAGATTCTTTTTGCTATACTCATCGCAG ATTCTCGGTTTCATGATTGCTGTAATGTTTTTTGGCCTGATGCGGCAATCATCAGCATGGGAACATGATTCTTCTGTGCCATCTATTTTGTCAGCTATAGAATCTAATCTGAGGCTACCAAGAGCATTCATGTTACTTTGCTTCATGCCAATTGTTCTGTTTCTTGCCTTCATAATTTTCACCAGAGAGCAAAATCCTCCATTTGGAACCTTCTTATTTGTTACCATGATGTGCTACATAGTTGCTAACGGCTTCACAATTTTATTGATACTAAGTTCAAAATTGATTCTTTATGTCGCGGCCATTCTACATGTCTTCATCAAGAGGCG CTGGCAATCATGGGAGGATGGTACTCAATCAACGATTATTCGACACTTCCTCGCTCTCTCATTGCCATTTCAGTCACTAAAG ATTGTGCAGATGATTAAAAACAATCCAAATATAATTGTAGCATTTGCTACAATACTACTTGTTTGCTTTGTCCATCCAGCGATTGGTCTTGGTGTACTACTTGTCTCACATGCCTTCTATGCACACTCAACCCTTTGCAG TTTCTTAGCAGCTTCATTTCGCAGTATCACTCAGAAAAAGGATTTGTATAGATCCATGGGTGATAATATTATTCTGCTAtcagaaaataaacaagatGGCCTTGAGCAACTCCTGCCAACGGGTGATAGCCCAACATCAGTTAAAAGTTTTACTGACAGCCAACTGGAAGTGTTTGATTGTCGGCATGGGATCATGATCTTGCACCTTCTGGCCACACTCATGTTTGCACCTTCTCTTGTTGCTTGGTTACAG AGTTTGTCAAGAAAACTGGTATTCAGTCATCTGAAAGGAGATAAAACCATTATCTAG